A stretch of DNA from Desulfonatronum thioautotrophicum:
TCTGATTGGTTACGAAATATTACTTGGAAATATCGTAACCCTCTGGTCCACAATTAAATTTCTTCGAGAGATTGCCTTGGTCAACCAAAGCCCGTCAAGACCCGTGGCCCTGGAAAGTGCGACGTACAACTGACCATGCGCGAAACAGCTTCCACCCCGCAGATCCAGGCAAACCTTGGGAATGGTCATGCCCTGGATCTTGTGAATCGTAATGGCCCAGCCCAGGAGTAGCGGGTACTGCTCAAACTTGCCCACCACTTCCTTTTCCAACGTCCCGTTGGCCCAGGTGTAGGCAATGGACTCCCAGGTGTGGCGAGGGATCTTTACGGTCTTGCCGGTACGATCGATCTTCACCTTGATGGACTTGTCATCGAGTTCCAGCACATCCCCGATATCGCCATTGGCGGCCACCAGCCCGTCCTCATCCTGGTAGATGTTCGCGATGACCACGACGCGGGCACCTTTCTTCAGCTTCAACTCTTCCTCTGCCGGTGCGGTCGGCACCTTCCCTTCCAGACTGGCCTTGTAGGTGAATAATTTGCCCTGGATGGCTTTCAACCTGGCCTCATGGCATGGCTGAACAGCGAGCCTGCCAATGGCGACGGTGATGACGGCCCATTGACCCTACACCGGCCCGGTATGTCGTCCAGATTCCCACTCCGCCGAAAATTGAGTCACGGACGGACAGGGGGAACAACGGTTGTTGACCTGTTCGGCGTCCTGCGGACCCAGGGGCTCGGGGATCAGGTGGATCATTACGAGATGTATACCTTGCCAAGAAGTACGTCCGTGGATCAAAAGACCTGAAGCCCGGAGAAATCAGTGAGCAGTTCATAACCTTGAGCCGGTGCAAGCGGGACCAGAAAATGCTCAAAAAATTAACTAATTATTTCAATTCTTTGGATGATTATCAGAAGGCTGCGTAAGAGTTAAGCAGACCGGGGAAGCCCTTGAATGTTGAGGTCTTCTCCGGTTTTCTTTTGGGAGTTGACACGGTTGAAAAAGGCGGGAAGAAATGCCGAAACTTGCCTCAACTTGAACAAAGTTGAAATGTTTGCAGCCATAAACTGGGCTACGCCTAATTTAACCCTGTATTCATTTGCTGCCACCATCTCGCCTTGATCCCTCTGGAGCACCACATGTCCCAAAAACAAGCCTCTGATATTCCCTCCGTTCAAAGGGGATTCCCTGACGTCTACGATATCCTGATGAACACGCCCATCGGCTTTTTCAAGTCAACACCCGAGGAACGTTTTTTGTTTACAAATACAGCTCTGGCCAAAATGTATGGTTTTGCTACGCCCAAAGAAATGATCGCATCCATCACGGACATTGTTGCCCAAGTTTATGTTGATCCGGCGGACAGGGAGGAGTTCAGACGTCTTTTGGAAGAGCGCGGTGAGGTGGTCAATCATGAATGTCGGATGAGACGACGTGACGGGACTGAAGTGGGGCCGGTCCTTTGGACAGTTTAGCGGCTCTCTTAAGGTGGAATCCTGTTTTCGTTTATGCCGCTATCCTTTCTCCCTCGTCAGCAGTTAATCCCGGCCTCAAGCACAAGCCGGTTTCTGGGGACGGTCGAGAATGGGCCACACAAAGCTCGTCGGAGACCGTCCCCAGAAACCGGCGGTCATCCGCGGTATTACCCTTCCCGCCATCCACTGGCTCTACCAAATCCGGCAGCGTAACAGATGCATAAGCCTCGTTCGGCACCATGTCTCCCAAACTCGAGTGCGGCCTGTCGGAGTTGTAATCCTCGAACCAATCCCCAAGAATTGTCCGGGCTTCTCGGCCGGTTGCGAACTCATGCAGGTAGACGCATTCATACTTCACCGTTCGCCATAGCCGCTCTATAAAAACATTGTCCATCCAGCGGCCCTTGCCGTCCATCGATATCCGCACTCCCGCAGAAATCAACACGTTCGTGAACTCCCGGCTGGTGAACTGGCTGCCTTGGTCCGTATTGAATATCTCTGGGCGGCCGTATCGTCCCAGAGCCTCTTGCAGAGCCTCGACGCAGAACGCGGCGTCCATCGTGTTCGACAAGCGCCAACTCAATACTTTGCGACTATACCAGTCCATCACCGCCACCAGATACATCGATCCTTGCTGCATCGGAATATAGGTGATGTCCGAGCACCAGACCAGATTCGGACGGTCAATCGTCATTTCCCGCAAAAGATACGGATAGATCCGATGTGACTGATCCGGAACCGTCGTGCGTGGCTTGGGATAGATCGCTCTCAGTCCCATCAACGCCATCAAACGCCGAATGCGTCTCCGGCTCACAATATACCCGTTCCGGCGAAGCCATCGCGTCATTTGGCGAGCACCGAAAAAAGGCGACAGGAGATACTTCGCGTCCATAAGCCGCATCAAAGCAAGGCTCTCAGCCGATTCTCCTTTGGGCTGATAATAGTACGTCGAGCGGCCAATACCCAACAACGCACATTGCCTCACTATGCTGAGCCGCGGGTGGTCGATCACGACCATACCCTTCCTCCGGGCCTGGCTCAACGCCCGGAGGCCTTGGCCAAAAAATCCCGCTCCACCGTCAACTGGCCTATCTTGGCGTGGAGTTCCTTGATTTCCTGCTCGTGAGATTTGGCTTTCTTTTCAGGCCCTCTTGAGAATACCTCGACCATACCGGTCCGAGCTTGCGCTTTCCATTGCGTGATTTGGTTCGGATGAACCCCATGCCGCGAGGCAAGCTGCGACGTAGTCAGATCGCCAGCCAACGCCTCTAAAGCCACCTTTGCCTTGAATTCAGCTGAATACCTTGTCCTCTTCATGGTCCCTCCCGCGTCGTGGACTCCACCTTAACAGGCTGTCCAGTTTTTGGGGACCACTTCACCATCTCCGGTCTGTTCGAGGTAGCCGCCCGGCAAAAGGGCATTGCCCTGGAATGCTCCATGGAGCCTGACGTGCCAGCACACGTCCTCGGCGATACGGCGCGGATCAAGCAGATACTGTTCAAACTGGTGGGCAACGCCCTGAAATTCACGGAAAAGGGGACCGTCCAGGTCCATCTGAGCGCTCTTTCCGCGGCCAAAGGCGGGGACGCACGGATCATGTTTTCCATTTCCGATACCGGCATCGGCATCCCTGACCACAAGTTCAAGGAACTGTTCCAGCCATTCACCCAGGTGGACGGCTCTTACATCCGTTCGCACCAGGGCGCGGGGTTGGGGCTGGTCATTGTCCGCAGGCTTGTTGCGTTGATGGATGGGAACATTACTGTGAAAAGCGAAGTCGGCCAGGGAACCACGGTGCATATGGTTCTGCCGTTCAAGCTGCCGGCACGTGACGTTTCTGAAACAACACACGCAGCTCCTGCACCGGGAGAGACTAGCAAGCGCCTGAACATCCTCCTGGCTGAAGACGATCCGCTGAACCAGCTGTTTATGCGATCAATCCTGAAAAAACTCGGGCACGCCGTGACCCTGGCCAACAACGGCCAGGAGGCATTGGATTTTCTGAAACAGAGTGATTTCGACTGCATCCTCATGGACATTCAGATGCCGGTGATGACCGGGGATGAGGCGACAAAGGCCATCCGGGAATCATCTTCACTCGGCTACAAAAGAACCATTCCGATTATCGCCGTTACCGCCCACACCCAACCTGGCGACCGGGAGCGATTCCTGGCCGTGGGGATGGACGACTATCTGGGCAAGCCGGTAGGTGTGGATAATTTGGAGAAGGTGCTGGAGAGAAACGTTCGTTTGTGAGAAGAGCCCCATACCCTAAACCCCCAAGGCTCACCCCCAGAAAACCCCTGGCCCACCCTCGGCATCACCCGCAAGCAGTACGCCGCCGCCAAGCCCTGGAAAAAGGCCCGGGTGAGTAAAGAGAAATACGCCAAGATGCTGAACATGATCCCGCCCCAACGATGGGAAAGACTTACCCGAACAACAACGCCACATTTTCATGTCTGCTTTGCGCGATATTCTTGGAGATGCCACAAAGACAGCTTTTGATGACCTGTACCGGCAGGTGTTGGAATCGGAACTGGAGAAGATCGCCCCGACTTGAGAGGTTTGAGACAAGCTACTTTGAACGAGAACTTTATCGATCTTGATTTTGATTTGACCTGATTTGAGGGAATGGAAAGCAGTAGCCTGGCCTCGCCATGAGACCGGGCTTTGATTTTGTGAGGGATTCGTTTAAGCGCTTTGGGAAGGATCAAAACCCATGGTCACAAACAAGAAACCCAGGCATCCTGGCGGGAATATGAGCTAACTGATGAGTAACACCCTGACCAAAGCGGACATCATTGACGCTGTTTACGACAAGACTGACATCACCCTCCAGGATGCTAGGACGTACGTCGAATCCCTGCTGGCCATCATGAAGACCGCCATCGTGCAAGATCAGGCTTTACTGATCAGCGGTTTCGGCAAGTTCGAGGCGTATGCGAAGAATGCCAGGAAGGGTCGCAACCCGGCGACCAGCGAGGCCATCACTTTGGAGCCGCGCAAGGTGGTCGTGTTTCGGCTGTCCAAGAAATTGAGGGATGAGTTGAATGAGAAATGACGCCGCTTGAAATCAATAGATAAGAATTCCCCTCTTGCCACCCGTAACCCTCACGAGAACCATGAGCCAAAACAACCAGAATCAAATCAACCTCAGTTGGATCACGAACTACATCTGGGGTATTGCTGATGACGTGCTGCGCGACTTGTATGTGCGGGGCAAGTACCGGGACGTGATCCTGCCCATGACCGTGCTGCGCCGATTGGACGCGGTGCTGGAGGACAGCAAGCAGGCCGTGCTGGACATGAAGGCGACCCTGGATACGGCGGGGGTGGTGGAGCAGGACCCGGCTTTGCGCCAGGCAGCGGGGCAGGCGTTTTACAACACGTCGAAATTCACCCTGCGTGATCTCAAGGCCAGGGCCGGCCGCCAGCAGCTCAAGGCCGATTTCGAGGCCTATCTGGACGGGTTCTCGCCCAACGTTCAGGACATACTGAACAACTTCGAGTTCCGTCACCAGATTCCGCGCCTGTCCAAGGCCGACGCTCTGGGGACGCTGATCGAAAAGCTGATGTCCCCGGAGGTGAACCTGAGCCCCCGGCCCGTCCTGAACAGCGACGGGACGATCCGCCAGCCCGGCCTGGACAACCATGCCATGGGCACGATCTTCGAGGAGCTGGTGCGCAAGTTCAACGAGGAGAACAACGAGGAAGCCGGGGAGCACTGGACCCCCCGCGACGCCGTAAAGCTTTCCGCCAGGCTGATCCTCCTGCCCATTGCCGACCAGATCGAATCCGGCACCTATCTGCTCTACGACGGCACCTGCGGCACGGGCGGGATGCTCACCGTGGCCGAGGAAATTCTGCACGAACTGGCAGCCCAGCACGGCAAGCAGGTGGCCACCCACCTCTTTGGCCAGGAGATCAATGCCGAGACCTACGCCATCTGCAAGGCCGACCTGCTGCTCAAGGGCGAGGGCGAGGCGGCGGACAACATCGTGGGCGGGCCGGAGCACTCCACCCTGTCCAACGACGCCTTCCCCTCCCGCGAGTTCGACTTCATGCTCTCCAATCCGCCCTACGGCAAAAGCTGGAAAACCGACCTGGAGCGTATGGGCGGCAAGAAGGACATGCACGACCCGCGCTTCGTCATCGATCACGGCGGCGATCCGGAGTACTCCCTGATCACCCGGTCCAGCGACGGCCAGATGCTCTTTCTGGTCAACCTGCTCAGCAAGATGAAGCGATCCACCCGGCTGGGCAGCCGCATCGCAGAGGTCCACAACGGCTCGTCCCTGTTCACCGGAGACGCGGGCCAGGGCGAGAGCAACATCCGCCGCTGGATCATCGAGAACGACTGGCTGGAGGCCATTGTCGCCCTGCCCCTGAACATGTTCTACAACACCGGCATTGCCACCTACATCTGGGTGCTGTCCAACCGCAAGCCGGAGCACAGGCGGGGCAAGGTCCAGCTCATCGACGCCACCAACTGGTACCAGCCGCTGCGCAAGAACCTTGGCAAGAAGAACTGCGAACTCTCCGAGGCGGACATCAGCCGCATCTGCGACACCTTCCTGGCCTTCGAGGAAACCGAGCAGTCAAAAATTTTCGAGAACAAGGCCTTTGGCTACTGGAAGGTCACCGTGGAGCGGCCCTTGCGCTTGGCTGTCGATCTGGGCGGGCAGCGCCTGCGGGAGTTCCGCCTGCTGTGCGCCGAAGCCAATGAAGACGAGCTTGCCGAGATCGGGGACAAGGCGGCCAAGGAATTCGGCCCCGGTCCGCACATGGACTACAACCTGTTCACCAAGCGCATCGCCAAACTGGCCGAAACCATGGGCGTGAAGCTGACTGCCAAGGCTAAAAAACTGCTCCAAAACACCCTGGCTCAGCGCGACGAGAAGGCCAAGGAAGTCATCGCCAAAATCCACAAGCCGGAAAAAGCCGAGCTCGCGCCCCTGCAAGGTCTCTTCCCCAGCAAGCGCAACGGCAAGGACGTGATCGTGGAGTACGAGCCGGACAGCGAGCTGCGGGACACCGAGCAAATCCCGCTCCTGGAAGATGGCGGCATCGAGGCCTTCCTGAAACGCGAAGTCCTGCCCCATGCCCCGGACGCCTGGTACGTCCCGGACAGCGTCAAGATCGGCTACGAAATCAGCTTCACCCGCTACTTCTACAAACCCCAGCCCCTGCGCACCCTGGCGGAAATCCGGGCCGACATCCTGGCGCTGGAAAAGGAAACCGAGGGGTTGCTGGAAGAGATCGTCGGCCAGGACGGGTACTGACATCAGTTCCGCCATATTCAAGGCTGGCGTGAATATGGACGCCGTTTCGTTCCATATTCAAGGCTGGCGTGAATATGTCAGTCAGGTCGAACACGACCTATAGGGCCTATAAGCCCATAGGCCATCTAGGCCCCATAAGGACAAAACATGACCAAAGAAGACAACCCCGACGGCTTCATCCCGCCGCACGGCGGGTACCAGAATATGTTGTCCTACAAAAAAACCGTGATCATCTATCTGGCCACGGTGCGCTTTTGCGAGCGGTTTTTCACGCGGTACGACCGCACCGCGGAGCAGATGGTCAGCGCGGCCCGCTCGGGCAAGCAGAATCTCGTTGAAGGGAGCATGGCCTCGGGAACGTCCAAGTCCATGGAGATCAAGCTGGTCAACGTTGCCCGGGCCAGCCTGGAGGAGCTGCTGGAGGACTACCAGGACTTTCTCAAAGCACGCAACGCTCCGATATGGGACAAGGACAGCAGGGAGGCGCTCTTTGTGCGCAAGCTGGGAGCAAACAGGGACGCCTCCTACGAAACCTTCCGCGAGTTCATCGATACCCGCCCCCCGGAGGTCGTGGCGAACATCCTGATCTGCCTGATCAACCAGGCCAATTACCTCATCGACAAGCAGAAACGCCAGCTCGAAAAAGCCTTTGTCCAGGACGGCGGCCTCCGGGAACGCATGACCCGCGCCCGGATCACCGAACGAACCCGCCAGAACAACCCCTTCGCCCAAAACCCCAAGAGGCGCTCATGACCGCCCTGAAACCTTACCCGAAGATGAAGGATTCCGGCGTTGAGTGGCTGGGGGAGGTGCCGGAGCATTGGGAGGTTCTACCAAATCGAGCTTTGTTCGATGAAATCAGGGAGCGTAACCGACCCAATGAGCAACTGCTTTCCGTAACGATAAAGAAAGGTGTTATTCGCCAAGCAGATTTCTTGGAGAACAGTTCGAAGAAGGACAGTTCGAATCTTGATCGTTCCAACTATAAATTGGTCCAGCCCGGTGATATTGCCTATAACAAAATGCGTGCTTGGCAGGGAGCAATAGGGCTGTCACATCATTGCGGCATTGTAAGCCCAGCTTATGTTGTACAACGCCCAAAAGATTGCTGTATTCCTGATTACTTCCATCAATTATTCAGAATACCTTCGTTTGCCAAAGAGGCCGAACGCTGGTCCTACGGCATCACATCTGACATGTGGAGTTTGCGGCCCGAACATTTTAAACTCATTTATTCCTGTCTCCCCCCCCTCCCCGAACAAACCGCCATCGTCCGCTACCTCGACTACATGGACCGCCGCATCCGCCGCCTGATCCGGACGAAGCGGAAACTGATCACGCTGCTGAACGAGCAGAAGCAGGTCATCATCCACCAAGCCGTCACTCGCGGCCTTGATCCCAATGTGCCGCTGAAGGATTCAGGGGTTGAGTGGTTGGGGATGGTGCCGGAGCATTGGGAGGTTCAGAGAGGAAAATATTATTTTCGCGAGGTCGACATTAGAAGCAAAACAGGCGATGAAGAGCTTCTATCTGTTTCACATATCACCGGAGTAACACCACGTAGTCAAAAAAACATTTATATGTTTAAGGCTGAATCTTATATTGGATCAAAAATATGCTCGCCTGGACAGATTGCTATAAATACTATGTGGGCTTGGATGGCTGCTATCGGAGTTTCAAAATATTATGGTTTAATAAGCCCATCATATCATACTTATGATATAATCAATCACAATAAATTCAATGATGAATACCTGGACATTTTGCTAAGAACTCGACTCTATAAGGATCTTTATACGATTCATTCAAGCGGTATAACAACTAGTCGATTACGCCTCTATCCAGAAGATTTTCTGAATATCAGCTACCTATGCCCACCTCTGAAGGAACAGGAGGCCATTCTTGCATGGCTTCACGATGCCACCGCCACCCTCGACACCACAATCACCCGCGCCCAGCGCGAGATCGACCTGCTTACCGAGTACCGCACCCGGCTGATTGCCGATGTGGTCACGGGCAAGGTGGATGTGCGAGAGGTTGCGGCGGGGTTGCCGGAGGTTGATCCGCTGGGTGGGATAGATGAGGCGGAGGAAGGGTTGAACGAGGATGACGATGAAGTGCTGGTTGACGGAGATGGTGTTGAAGCGGAGGCGGAGCCATGAGCACGGACACATCCGAGCGCGGCCTGGAGCGGTTGATCTGTGCGGCCTTGACCGGGCAGCCGTGCGAGCCGCCAAGGACTCCAACTGCCGGCGAGCCTCTTGGGGCCTACGGCGAGGCGGGGTGGGTGTGCGGCAATGCGCATGACTATGACCGGGAATACTGTGTGGATCTGGTCCAACTGTCCGCCTTTTTCCGGGATGGTCAGCCCGAGGTTGCAGCGTCCCTGGCCCTGGACGAGGACGGCCCGACCCGGCGCAAATTTCTGGCCCGGCTGCAAGGGGAGATCAGCAAGCGCGGGGTGATCGAGGTGCTGCGGCACGGGGTCCGGCACGGGGCGCATGATCTGGACCTCTTCCATGGAACGCCCTCGGCGGACAACCCCAGGGCCAGGGAGCGCTTCGGCCTGAACCGCTTCACAGTGACCCGGCAGTTGCGCTACAGCCGGGACGAGAGCCAGTTGGCCCTGGACCTGGTGCTGTTCATCAACGGCCTGCCGATATTCACCTTTGAATTGAAGAACAGTCTGACCAAGCAGACCGTGGACGACGCCATCTGGCAGTACAAGAAGGATCGCAACCCCAAGGAGAAGCTGTTCGAGTTCGGGCGCTGCGTGGCCCATTTTGCCGTGGACGATCAGGAGGTCCGCTTCTGCACCCACCTGCAGGGCAAGGCGTCCTGGTTTCTGCCCTTCAACAAGGGCTGGAACGACGGTGCGGGCAATCCGCCCAATCCACACGGGTTGAAAACCGACTATCTGTGGCGGGAGGTGCTGACCAGGGAAAGCCTGACCAACATCCTGGAGAACTACGCCCAACTGGTGGTGCCGAAGAACGAGAAAGCCGGGCGCAAGAAACGAAAGCAGATCTGGCCCCGCTACCACCAACTGGACGTGGTGCGTAAACTCCTGGCCCACGCCGTCACACACGGCGCGGGTTCCCGCTACCTGATCCAGCACTCGGCGGGCAGCGGCAAGTCCAACTCCATCGCCTGGCTGGTGCATCAGTTGATCGGCCTGCTCCGCGACGGTCTGGCGGTGTTCGATTCGGTCATTGTGGTCACGGACCGACGCATCCTGGACAAGCAGCTTCGGAATACCATCAAAGATTACGTCCAGGTGGGCGCGACCATCGGGGCCGTAACCGGGGACACGGGCAGCAAGACCAAACAGCTTTCCGAATTCCTGCTTGCTGGCAAAAAGATCATCATCTGCACGGTGCAGACCTTCCCCTTTGTCTTGACCGCCATCGGCAACGAGCATCGCGGACGCCAGTTTGCCGTGATCATCGACGAGGCCCATTCCAGCCAGGGCGGACGGGCCAGCGCGGCCATGTCTCAGGCTCTTTCCGAAACCGGGGCCGAGGGCGAGGAGGAAACCTTCGAAGACCAGATCAACCGGATCATGGAATCCCGCAAACTGCTGCCCAACGCGAGCTACTTCGCCTTCACGGCCACGCCCAAGAACAAGACCCTGGAAATTTTCGGCATTCCCGACCCACAGCCCGACGGCACGACCAAATACCACGCCTTCCACACCTATTCCATGAAACAGGCCATCCAGGAACGGTTCATCCTGGACGTGCTGGCCCACTACATCCCGGTGCACAACTACTACAAGCTGGCCAAAATCGTGGAAGACGACCCGGAATTCGACGCAAAGAAGGCCCAGAAGAAACTACGCCGCTATGTCGAGGAGCACGATCACGCCATCCGGCTCAAGGCTGAGATCATGATCGACCACTTCCACGATCAGGTGCTGGCCCAGAACAAGATCGGCGGCAAGGCCCGGTCCATGGTGGTCACCGGCGGCATCAAGCGGGCCATCCAGTATTATCACGCCTTCCGCGACTACCTGAAGGAGCGCAAGAGCGCATTTCAGCCCATTGTCGCCTTTTCCGGTGAGCACGAATTTGCAGGCCAGAACGTCACCGAGGCTTCGCTGAACGGCTTCCCGTCCAACCAGATCCCGGAGAAAATCCAGGAAGATCCTTACCGCTTCCTGATCTGCGCGGACAAGTTCCAGACCGGCTACGACGAGCCCCTGATGCACACCATGTTCGCTGACAAGACGCTCTCCGGGATCAAGGCCGTGCAGACCTTCACCCGCCTGAACCGCTCCCACCCGGAAAAGCACGACACCTGCATCCTGGATTTCGTCAACGATCTGGACACGATCCAGAAGTCCTTCGAGCCATTCTACCGGGCGACAATCCTGGCCGACTCCACGGACCCCAACCGGCT
This window harbors:
- a CDS encoding C-terminal helicase domain-containing protein, which produces MKAIQGKLFTYKASLEGKVPTAPAEEELKLKKGARVVVIANIYQDEDGLVAANGDIGDVLELDDKSIKVKIDRTGKTVKIPRHTWESIAYTWANGTLEKEVVGKFEQYPLLLGWAITIHKIQGMTIPKVCLDLRGGSCFAHGQLYVALSRATGLDGLWLTKAISRRNLIVDQRVTIFPSNIS
- a CDS encoding PAS domain-containing protein, translated to MSQKQASDIPSVQRGFPDVYDILMNTPIGFFKSTPEERFLFTNTALAKMYGFATPKEMIASITDIVAQVYVDPADREEFRRLLEERGEVVNHECRMRRRDGTEVGPVLWTV
- a CDS encoding ATP-binding protein, whose translation is MDSTLTGCPVFGDHFTISGLFEVAARQKGIALECSMEPDVPAHVLGDTARIKQILFKLVGNALKFTEKGTVQVHLSALSAAKGGDARIMFSISDTGIGIPDHKFKELFQPFTQVDGSYIRSHQGAGLGLVIVRRLVALMDGNITVKSEVGQGTTVHMVLPFKLPARDVSETTHAAPAPGETSKRLNILLAEDDPLNQLFMRSILKKLGHAVTLANNGQEALDFLKQSDFDCILMDIQMPVMTGDEATKAIRESSSLGYKRTIPIIAVTAHTQPGDRERFLAVGMDDYLGKPVGVDNLEKVLERNVRL
- a CDS encoding integration host factor subunit alpha: MSNTLTKADIIDAVYDKTDITLQDARTYVESLLAIMKTAIVQDQALLISGFGKFEAYAKNARKGRNPATSEAITLEPRKVVVFRLSKKLRDELNEK
- a CDS encoding type I restriction-modification system subunit M; translation: MSQNNQNQINLSWITNYIWGIADDVLRDLYVRGKYRDVILPMTVLRRLDAVLEDSKQAVLDMKATLDTAGVVEQDPALRQAAGQAFYNTSKFTLRDLKARAGRQQLKADFEAYLDGFSPNVQDILNNFEFRHQIPRLSKADALGTLIEKLMSPEVNLSPRPVLNSDGTIRQPGLDNHAMGTIFEELVRKFNEENNEEAGEHWTPRDAVKLSARLILLPIADQIESGTYLLYDGTCGTGGMLTVAEEILHELAAQHGKQVATHLFGQEINAETYAICKADLLLKGEGEAADNIVGGPEHSTLSNDAFPSREFDFMLSNPPYGKSWKTDLERMGGKKDMHDPRFVIDHGGDPEYSLITRSSDGQMLFLVNLLSKMKRSTRLGSRIAEVHNGSSLFTGDAGQGESNIRRWIIENDWLEAIVALPLNMFYNTGIATYIWVLSNRKPEHRRGKVQLIDATNWYQPLRKNLGKKNCELSEADISRICDTFLAFEETEQSKIFENKAFGYWKVTVERPLRLAVDLGGQRLREFRLLCAEANEDELAEIGDKAAKEFGPGPHMDYNLFTKRIAKLAETMGVKLTAKAKKLLQNTLAQRDEKAKEVIAKIHKPEKAELAPLQGLFPSKRNGKDVIVEYEPDSELRDTEQIPLLEDGGIEAFLKREVLPHAPDAWYVPDSVKIGYEISFTRYFYKPQPLRTLAEIRADILALEKETEGLLEEIVGQDGY
- a CDS encoding four helix bundle suffix domain-containing protein; the protein is MTKEDNPDGFIPPHGGYQNMLSYKKTVIIYLATVRFCERFFTRYDRTAEQMVSAARSGKQNLVEGSMASGTSKSMEIKLVNVARASLEELLEDYQDFLKARNAPIWDKDSREALFVRKLGANRDASYETFREFIDTRPPEVVANILICLINQANYLIDKQKRQLEKAFVQDGGLRERMTRARITERTRQNNPFAQNPKRRS
- a CDS encoding restriction endonuclease subunit S is translated as MTALKPYPKMKDSGVEWLGEVPEHWEVLPNRALFDEIRERNRPNEQLLSVTIKKGVIRQADFLENSSKKDSSNLDRSNYKLVQPGDIAYNKMRAWQGAIGLSHHCGIVSPAYVVQRPKDCCIPDYFHQLFRIPSFAKEAERWSYGITSDMWSLRPEHFKLIYSCLPPLPEQTAIVRYLDYMDRRIRRLIRTKRKLITLLNEQKQVIIHQAVTRGLDPNVPLKDSGVEWLGMVPEHWEVQRGKYYFREVDIRSKTGDEELLSVSHITGVTPRSQKNIYMFKAESYIGSKICSPGQIAINTMWAWMAAIGVSKYYGLISPSYHTYDIINHNKFNDEYLDILLRTRLYKDLYTIHSSGITTSRLRLYPEDFLNISYLCPPLKEQEAILAWLHDATATLDTTITRAQREIDLLTEYRTRLIADVVTGKVDVREVAAGLPEVDPLGGIDEAEEGLNEDDDEVLVDGDGVEAEAEP
- a CDS encoding type I restriction endonuclease subunit R, whose translation is MSTDTSERGLERLICAALTGQPCEPPRTPTAGEPLGAYGEAGWVCGNAHDYDREYCVDLVQLSAFFRDGQPEVAASLALDEDGPTRRKFLARLQGEISKRGVIEVLRHGVRHGAHDLDLFHGTPSADNPRARERFGLNRFTVTRQLRYSRDESQLALDLVLFINGLPIFTFELKNSLTKQTVDDAIWQYKKDRNPKEKLFEFGRCVAHFAVDDQEVRFCTHLQGKASWFLPFNKGWNDGAGNPPNPHGLKTDYLWREVLTRESLTNILENYAQLVVPKNEKAGRKKRKQIWPRYHQLDVVRKLLAHAVTHGAGSRYLIQHSAGSGKSNSIAWLVHQLIGLLRDGLAVFDSVIVVTDRRILDKQLRNTIKDYVQVGATIGAVTGDTGSKTKQLSEFLLAGKKIIICTVQTFPFVLTAIGNEHRGRQFAVIIDEAHSSQGGRASAAMSQALSETGAEGEEETFEDQINRIMESRKLLPNASYFAFTATPKNKTLEIFGIPDPQPDGTTKYHAFHTYSMKQAIQERFILDVLAHYIPVHNYYKLAKIVEDDPEFDAKKAQKKLRRYVEEHDHAIRLKAEIMIDHFHDQVLAQNKIGGKARSMVVTGGIKRAIQYYHAFRDYLKERKSAFQPIVAFSGEHEFAGQNVTEASLNGFPSNQIPEKIQEDPYRFLICADKFQTGYDEPLMHTMFADKTLSGIKAVQTFTRLNRSHPEKHDTCILDFVNDLDTIQKSFEPFYRATILADSTDPNRLHDLQADLDNAQVYTQAQVDDFARLYLGGAERDRLDPILDACVAIYLGELDENGQVDFKGKAKGFLRAYGFLSSVLPYSNAEWEKRSIFLNFLVPKLPAPQEEDLSKGILDAIDMDSYRVEKKAMQQIILPDQDAEIEPVPTTGGGHMPEPELDRLSNILKVFNEHFGDIPWQDADRVRKLITETIPTKVAEDEAYRNAQQNSDKENARIEHDKALLRVMTALIKDDTELFKQFVDNEGFKRWMTDTVFRLTYEESAKAA